Below is a genomic region from Marinobacter salarius.
AACAGCCTGATGATGTCGGTCCAGAATTCCGACGTGGAGTTCATTCTTCCGCGTACCATCAGCCAATAGAGTTTGAGTTCGCCGGAGGGAAGCCTGTGCACTTGATCGTCATGCGCCATGGTGAGGCCGGTTGGCACACCCTGGATCGGGAGCGTGAGCTGACAGAGTTTGGCCGCCATGGTGTGGCGGATGTCGCTGCTCAGATCGCAGAGTCGCCCTGGCGCCCTGAGTTTATTTGGTGCAGCCCGCTGGTCAGAGCCCGGCAGACCGCTGCCATCGCATCTGAGATTCTCAATTGCCCGGTGACGGAAAAGGATTATATTACGCCAGATGATGATCCCGGCCGCTGTCTTGACGAGTTGATCGAAACCGCTTCGTCTCCGTTATTGCTCGTTTCCCATATGCCCTTTGTTGGCAGTCTCTCGACACTCCTGGTAGATGGCCATCGTAAGGGTATTCCCTTTATGACCGCCCAGGCAGTGGTGCTTGAAATGCCTGTGGCGGGTCCAGGCTGCGCTGACTTGCGGGCACAGTTCCTACCCTGAAATCTCCCATAAGACCTTTAAAATCGTCGCGTCAGCGCCCATAGTTTCGGTAAATCCACACAGGAATAACCTTTATGAGCCAGCAGCCTGAGACAATTGCGCAACAAGTGGAAAGTGCACAGGCTCCCGGAAAAGGCCTGCCACCGCTCGAGACATGGAATCCGGACCTGTCCGGAGACATTGATATTGTAATCGCCCGTGACGGGCAGTGGGTGTACCAGG
It encodes:
- a CDS encoding SixA phosphatase family protein produces the protein MHLIVMRHGEAGWHTLDRERELTEFGRHGVADVAAQIAESPWRPEFIWCSPLVRARQTAAIASEILNCPVTEKDYITPDDDPGRCLDELIETASSPLLLVSHMPFVGSLSTLLVDGHRKGIPFMTAQAVVLEMPVAGPGCADLRAQFLP